From the genome of Nitrospira sp., one region includes:
- a CDS encoding sigma-54-dependent Fis family transcriptional regulator — translation MGIAGKILIVDDEQDALENCRRILSRVPYDCLTECDPARALDVIQRERPGLILTDLRMPDLDGIEVLAAAKRFDPSVQVVLLTAHATVQTAVTSMRYGAFDYITKPFTSADLVSVARRAFGEDGAGPVAAAVGAPELLDPPEQARSGKRPGLSRVIGESSAMHSVFNLIEKVAPTHSNVLVYGESGTGKELVARAIHDASLRAERPFIPVDCVSLPDTLLESELFGHEKGAFTGAHVSKPGLFEVAAGGTVFLDEVSGMSQTLQSRLLRVLQERQMRRVGGIRFLEVDVRVIAASNQDLESACRRGEFREDLYYRLNVIPIVLPPLRTREGDILLLAREFLRRFMKQQRLGLAFVPELDSSASDLLCGYSWPGNVRELQNVIERAAVLADGPVITSAHLPDRLRECGGEEAASAEAGSFKHAKQAAVTNFERSFLIDLLKRHDGHMGRAARESGVDRKTIERMVKKHGLRELF, via the coding sequence ATGGGGATTGCAGGAAAAATCCTGATCGTCGATGACGAACAGGATGCGCTGGAGAATTGCCGCCGGATACTGAGTCGTGTGCCGTATGACTGTCTGACCGAATGTGATCCCGCCCGTGCGCTCGATGTGATCCAGCGCGAGCGGCCCGGCCTGATCCTCACGGATTTGCGTATGCCCGATCTCGACGGGATTGAGGTCCTGGCGGCAGCCAAACGGTTCGATCCCTCGGTGCAGGTGGTACTGTTGACGGCCCATGCAACGGTTCAGACTGCGGTCACGTCGATGCGGTATGGCGCCTTCGATTACATTACCAAGCCGTTTACGAGCGCGGACCTGGTGTCGGTTGCCCGTCGCGCGTTCGGAGAGGATGGGGCGGGGCCTGTCGCCGCGGCCGTCGGTGCGCCCGAGCTTCTGGACCCCCCTGAGCAGGCGCGTTCCGGGAAGCGTCCCGGCTTGTCACGAGTTATCGGCGAGAGTTCCGCCATGCACTCGGTGTTCAATCTGATTGAAAAGGTCGCGCCGACGCATTCCAATGTGCTGGTCTATGGAGAAAGCGGAACAGGAAAAGAGCTCGTGGCGCGTGCCATTCACGATGCCAGCCTGCGAGCGGAACGTCCCTTCATTCCGGTGGATTGCGTGTCTCTTCCTGATACGCTGCTGGAGTCCGAACTATTCGGCCATGAGAAGGGGGCGTTTACCGGCGCCCATGTCTCGAAGCCCGGCCTCTTCGAAGTGGCGGCCGGTGGGACGGTGTTCCTCGATGAAGTCAGCGGCATGAGCCAGACCCTGCAGTCGCGTCTGTTGCGGGTGTTGCAGGAACGGCAGATGCGACGGGTGGGGGGCATTCGGTTTCTGGAGGTGGATGTGCGGGTGATTGCGGCATCCAACCAGGATCTTGAATCGGCCTGCCGCCGGGGTGAGTTCCGCGAAGATCTCTATTACCGGCTGAACGTCATCCCTATTGTGTTGCCGCCCTTGCGGACTCGCGAGGGGGATATTCTCCTCCTGGCGCGGGAGTTCCTGCGGCGGTTCATGAAACAGCAGCGGCTGGGCCTGGCGTTTGTGCCGGAGTTGGACTCCTCGGCGTCGGATCTGTTGTGCGGGTACTCCTGGCCGGGGAATGTACGTGAGCTGCAAAACGTCATTGAGCGCGCCGCAGTGCTGGCCGACGGGCCGGTCATTACGAGTGCGCATTTGCCCGACCGTTTGCGGGAGTGCGGGGGCGAGGAAGCAGCCTCCGCCGAAGCCGGCTCCTTCAAACATGCCAAGCAGGCAGCCGTGACGAACTTTGAGCGCAGCTTTTTGATCGATCTCCTCAAGCGTCACGACGGCCACATGGGACGTGCGGCACGGGAATCCGGCGTCGATCGGAAGACGATCGAACGGATGGTGAAGAAACACGGCCTGCGCGAACTGTTCTAG